From Hermetia illucens chromosome 6, iHerIll2.2.curated.20191125, whole genome shotgun sequence, one genomic window encodes:
- the LOC119659724 gene encoding enhancer of split malpha protein-like: protein MCVDSSRVQFSLNSVNHSKKFATSYSIKKMLKAIFKKYKVKDASSCESLESLESLDNIRNSQVEDYSTEIEDNAANERLLENYEQLSDYESEDDDQDKFLIPVNCVQTPSGTFFWTTTQQPADKDLIQPLNCYTQYQIAEFQRCDRWAQA, encoded by the coding sequence ATGTGTGTGGATTCATCACGTGTTCAATTTTCGCTGAATAGCGTCAATCATTCAAAGAAGTTCGCAACCAGCTACAGTATCAAGAAGATGCTCAAAGCGATCTTCAAGAAGTACAAGGTCAAGGACGCCAGCTCCTGTGAATCTTTGGAATCTCTGGAATCATTGGATAACATTCGAAATTCACAAGTCGAGGATTATTCTACCGAAATCGAGGACAACGCCGCCAACGAGAGGCTATTGGAGAATTACGAGCAATTGAGCGATTACGAATCGGAGGATGACGATCAAGACAAGTTCCTGATACCAGTGAATTGTGTTCAAACTCCAAGCGGAACATTTTTCTGGACAACGACCCAACAACCTGCCGATAAGGATCTCATCCAGCCACTCAACTGCTACACTCAATATCAAATTGCAGAATTCCAACGATGCGATCGTTGGGCACAAGCTTAA